One genomic window of Leptospira paudalimensis includes the following:
- a CDS encoding AI-2E family transporter, whose amino-acid sequence MNWIKNKNETIVYILLAGIFLATCFTLFFVFKPFLWSSFLALLFYLTTRKLHKRLKNVLGVKFHGLSPYIMVILMLACVFIPSYLIVSTLIRESLNLVSYVRNQLTEESIVSLLLNSPMLTDFFTENEFFWIKLPILYREYVGQHMDILNLDSIYSLLKNSSGFLLGSFEVPGAIIFNGFFTFILLFFLYKEGSRMEHGLFLLLPFPTEIEERLGRRIEEAIRTVMMGNLFISLLQGALIYVLLLFTSVSNKFLLSSIATIFSLIPVVGTSVVWFPIGLYIGLVQENWTGSVLFMIAGGASYLILENFVKPKLLDKKLKTHPFLIFLSLIGGLQEFGVAGIIIGPMALTLVIILWDFWKIFRETRFQTT is encoded by the coding sequence ATGAATTGGATCAAAAATAAAAACGAAACCATCGTCTACATTCTGTTAGCAGGAATTTTTCTCGCTACATGTTTTACTTTGTTTTTTGTATTCAAACCATTTTTATGGTCCAGTTTTTTAGCCCTATTGTTTTATTTAACCACACGAAAACTTCACAAACGATTAAAAAATGTGTTGGGTGTTAAATTTCATGGCCTTTCTCCCTATATCATGGTCATCCTTATGCTCGCTTGTGTGTTTATTCCTTCTTATTTAATTGTATCTACTCTGATTCGAGAATCTTTAAATTTAGTTAGTTATGTAAGAAACCAACTCACAGAAGAATCAATTGTATCTCTTTTACTGAATAGTCCGATGTTGACTGACTTTTTCACAGAGAATGAATTTTTTTGGATCAAACTACCAATTCTTTACCGGGAATATGTGGGTCAACACATGGATATTCTCAACTTAGATTCTATTTATAGTTTATTAAAAAATTCTTCTGGTTTTTTACTTGGGTCTTTTGAAGTTCCAGGTGCAATCATCTTCAATGGATTTTTTACATTCATCTTACTCTTCTTTCTCTACAAAGAAGGGAGCAGAATGGAACATGGATTGTTTTTACTTTTACCATTCCCCACAGAAATTGAAGAAAGGCTAGGACGTAGGATCGAAGAAGCGATCCGAACTGTAATGATGGGAAATTTATTCATCTCACTCTTACAAGGTGCTTTGATTTACGTTCTTTTACTTTTTACATCTGTATCGAACAAGTTTTTACTCTCAAGTATCGCAACTATATTTTCTCTCATACCTGTTGTTGGTACATCTGTCGTATGGTTTCCGATTGGACTTTATATTGGACTTGTCCAAGAAAATTGGACAGGTAGTGTACTTTTCATGATAGCAGGTGGGGCAAGTTATCTCATTCTAGAAAATTTTGTAAAACCAAAACTCCTTGATAAAAAACTCAAAACGCACCCATTTTTAATTTTCTTATCCCTCATTGGCGGATTACAAGAGTTTGGTGTT